The window ATCGAATTTGTTCGCCAACAATTTCCCTCTCTGGCTGGTGACTGGACTTTTTTTGATAATGCTGGAGGTTCACAAACCCTTAAGCAAGTGGTGGATCGGATTAGCGAATATCTCCTAACATCCGATGTGCAATTGGGAGCCTCTTATGGTATTTCGCAACTCGCAGGCGATCGCGTCGCGAAATCCGCTCAAGCCATGGCAACTTTAATTAATGCCAAGTCACCCTCAGAAGTGGTCATGGGTTCATCCACCACGTTGATGCTGCGGATTCTTTCGTTATGTATTAGCAAGACTTGGAATGCGGGTGATGAAGTTATCGTAACCAACTGTGACCATGAAGCGAATATAGGCCCTTGGGTTGATTTAGAAAGACAGGGAATTAAGATTAAAATTTGGCGGATTAACCCGGAAAGTTTACAGTTAGAATTAGAAGATTTAGAGTCATTGCTGAGCGACAAAACTCGCCTGGTTGCCTTCACTCATGCCTCTAATATACTAGGAACAATTAATCCAATTAAAGAGATTACTCAACTCGTCCACAGTTATGGTGCCAAGGTATGTATTGATGGTGTGGCGTATGCGCCTCACCGGTTAATCGATGTCCAGGATTGGGATGTAGATTTCTACGTGTTTAGCTTCTACAAAGTTTATGGCTCTCATTATGCATTACTCTATGGGAAACAAGAGCATTTATTAGCCATACCTGGAATCAACCATTACTTTATTGGGCAAACTACTATTCCCTATAAATTCCAGCCAGGAAATGTTAATTTTGAACTGAGTTATGGGATGCTGGGTTTGTGCGATTATTTAAGTGAACTGGCACAACATGCCTACGGTGAACAAGCGGCACCTAGCTTAAGAAGCCAGATAGAGCAAGCGTTTGAGGCGATAAGCCTTCACGAGGAAGAAATTGGCGATCGCTTCCTAAAGTACCTCACCAGTAAACCCAATATTCGCATCATTGGTCAACCCCAAGCTAATCGCGCTTCACGAGTTCCAACCATCTCGTTTGTGGTAAAGGAAACCCATAGCGAGACAATTCCGTTACACGTTGACAACTACAATATCGGCATTCGCTTTGGAGACTTCTACGCGAAGCGATTGATTGAATCCTTAGGGTTAGACAAGCAGGGAGGAGTGGTACGAGTGAGTATGGTGCATTACAACACGACAGAGGAAGTTGACCGATTAATTCAGGCTCTCGATCCAGTATTGTGAGTATGACATTCCAGGTAAGCCCTATTGCATCTCATCCAGTTTATAGATGTCCTATGGCTTTTTCCAGCCGATAAATTAATCAGAAGCTATACTGCTGGAGAATTAAGAAGTAAGAGGTGACAATGACAAAACTAATCGTGATTACAGGTGTTAGTCGGGGACTCGGTCAAGCTATGACTGAGCAATTTATTCAGTTAGGGCATACGGTTGTGGGTTGTGCTCGTTCACAGGCAGCGGTGGAACAACTGAACGAGAAGTTTGGTTCGCCCCACAAGTTTACAGCACTGGATGTTGCGGATGAAGCGCAGGTGATGAATTGGGCAAAGCAAATGCTCAGTGACTATGAACCTCCGGATTTACTGATTAACAATGCTGCCATGATCAACCATTTAGCACCCCTTTGGGAAATCCCCAGTGAAGATTTTTCTCGCTTAATTGATGTCAATATCAAGGGCGTCGCCCATGTCATTCGCCACTGGGTTCCAGCCATGATCGAAAAAGGAACTGGTATTATTGTTAACTTTAGTTCAGGCTGGGGTCGTTCTACCTCTCCCCAAGTTGCATCCTATTGCGCTTCTAAATGGGCGATTGAAGGATTGACGCGATCGCTCGCTCAAGAACTACCCAATGGGATGGCAGCAATTCCCCTCAATCCTGGCATTATTCATACCAAGATGCTGGAAGTTTGCTATGGAGAAGATGCCGCCAATTACACCTCAATCCAAAATTGGGTCGATCATGCCGTTCCTTTTTTACTCCAGTTGAGTCCTTCTGATAACGGAAAACCCCTCACGGTTCCTGATTAATTCATCGCTTAAGAGCATCCTTCAACCCACTCCACTTCAGGGCGTTTTCCACCTCGAAAACTCGTGACGCGAGTCCCATCCGTCTCGAATACGATGCGATAGTTAGCCTCGTTGCGGTCTTTGGGTGTAAATATTAGGTAATGACCCTTTGGCTGATACTTATGAGGAGTGACTGTAATTTGTCCTGGATAGAGTGATTTGATTTTAGATTCAGTATCGCCGATTCGTGCACCACTAATCGTCGTGATGCGGCTTTTGCCTCGAACATCAATCCGGGCGATGCGGTTATTTGTCACCATCATCAGGAAATCATAGTTGCTCCCTTGAGGTCTGATATAAGAACATTCTCTATTATCAGGTCGAGTCAGCTTAACCCCCGCCGCCGCCTCAGCTTGAGCCACACTCATCCCCACTCGAATCGGCCCAATGCTATTAATAGATAGTTTTGACTGTGCTGTTAGTTTGGCTTGCTGCTTGGCTGAGGTGTTTTCTGACTTGGATTCGGGTGCAATTGATGGGGTTTGTGTCGGTGAGGACGTTACTTGAGTAGCGGCGGGTTGCACTGACTCAGAGGATTCAGCAACACTGACGCCTCCACTCGCACAAGCACCTAAACACAAGATTGTGGATGCAAGACTAAAAAGTAGCAGAGTTGACTGGCGCGAACTCAACATGTTTATCCCTTGGGTTTTAAACGACTGTCTATAGTGCCAATGGTAGAAAACAAAAGGGCTAAGCCGTGCCAGTTTGTGTCAATCTCTGAATTGACCCTCTTAAAGGGGAGAGTTACTTTATCGTTGATTGCTCAAACATCTATTATCTCCACTCATATCCCCCAAACAATTACCATTTTTGTCTAGAATAATCACGGACTTAACATTAGTAAATTGCTTGAGTGTAGCCGTTAAAGAACTAGTGGCACGGGCATCATCTCCAATGCCTGCCGATGGCATGATTCGACAAAATTGCAGTTTGGCGACTCCCTTGGACATCGATAGCTTAAAATCAGAACCGCAGTTAGAGCTACCTTGTAACTGAATCGCAGGTACCCAACCTTTTTGCCTTTCAGCACGAGTTGGCCCTGCAATTAATTGTTCTACAGCAAACCGGGCTAAATTTTGATTGCGAGTTGTCCGAATCACTGGCTCAACATAGTTAAGATTATTATTGCTTTTTGGATTCCTGGGAAAAAATACTTTGACTTTATTTAGAGTCGCCGTATTCGCCTGTGAATATAGTTGTCCTATTGGTGATTGGCTGATAGTTAACTCGGCAGATGATGGTGTTATGGATTGGGATTGGATGGACTGTGTAGTTGATATTGTTGCAAATTTTGATAACTTTGAAAACTGGGCGCTCTCTACTCTTCCATCTCCAAAGGTACCCAAGAACATGAGTGCGGATAAAAGACTAGAACCTAGTAAAATTGACTGGCGATTGTGAAGCATTTTTTTTTCATCTGATTAGTTTGCCTAGTCACTACTGTAGAAATCTCTCAAGAATAGCCGCGCCAAGTCTGTGTCAATATTTTAACTGACCGTAGGTAATACCATATCAGTAGATTCTCCCCCATTTTTAAGCAGGAGCGGAGGGAGATATCATCGGTAACATCATTAAACAAAATGGGTATAAGCTTTTGAAAAACGGGTCACTAGGAGATGAATATATCTCTATAGCCAGCAACTTATGACCGCAAGAAAATTTTTATTTTAAACGATGAGCGGCGTGTTTAATGGGGTCGAGTAAGCCTAACGGCAATTGCATCATATTTAGGCTGATACTTTGTGCTTTGCCGTCAGGACTAGGCCCATGATAATCGCTACCACCTGTCATTAATAAGCCATATTCGACACACAACGCTTCAAGATTTTTCGTCTGCTTGGAGGTATGGCTGGGATGGTAAACCTCGATTCCCATTAAACCCACCTCAACCAGTTCCTTGAGCACGTCCTCTACAGCACCACCTCGGAATAAGTAGGGATGTGCCCACACGGGGACAGCGCCACAGTCACGTAGCAGAGCAATACCCTCAGAAATTGAAAATTTCTCGTACTGAACGTAGGCTGGTTGGTTATCACCCAGCAAACGGTCAAAAGCTTTCTCCATGGACGGGAAATATCCCGCCTCCACCAGCGCTTTGGCTAGATGGGGACGACTGGGTGCTACTCCTTCTCCGAGTTGGGGTAGTGAAATGGGATAGCCCAGTTCTGCCAGTTTAGCGACCATTTCATGGGCACGGCGTTTACGTCCTTCGATGCGTTCCGCTAATGGGGCTTTGAGCTGATCTGCATTGGGGTAAAAGCCTAGGATATGCAGAGAGCGATCGCGGTGTACGGTACTCAATTCTACACCGGGGACAATTTCCAAGTTGTAGGGTTTGGCAGCAGCGAGCGCTTCATTCCAGCCAGAAAGCGTATCGTGGTCGGTAATCGCTAGGGCAAAGACTCCAGCTTGAACCGCCGCTTGGACGAGTTGGGTTGGAGTCAGGGTGCCGTCAGAGCAGGTGGTGTGACAGTGTAATTCAATCATTTTTCTATTGTGGCGTTATCAACAGCTTTTTTAAGCTTTGTACAGTAACTCATTAATCCGTTTAATAAAAACATATATGTATAATGCCTTGTCTTTGTAGAATCGTAATTAATGCGAGAACCATTTTTTACGAGTAAGCAAGCGGCTGAAATGACGGGCTGTACCCTGCGCCAGTTGCAGTATTGGCGGGAGAAGGGGGTAGTTGTACCTACGGTGAGTGCAACGGGGACGGGGCGAAGTATTTATTACTCTCGCTCTGATTTGGTTGAGTTGGCGGTGGTGGAATATTGGTTATCTGTCGGGCTGAGTTTTGAGGTGGCTCGTGAAACTCTCAAGGCGCTAAAAGAGAAAGAGCCGGAGTTTTTTAACCCAGAGAGGCCAAGGCGCTTGATGTTGTGGTGGAATGGGAAGACGCGATCGCTTGAACTTGTGGAGTTCGATTGGGAAGAGGCGATCGCATCTTTTAAAAGCAGGTCAGCCTGTAATTCCGGTATGGTTGGATGCAATTCATCAACGGTTGTCAAGCAAGTTGGCGGGGTAAGTATCGCCTTACAGAAGAACATTTTGAGGAAAAGTAAGCATTATCTATGGGCAAACTGACTCTACCCCAACTGGAACGTCATCTCTTCTCGGCGGCGGATATCCTGCGGGGAAAGGTAGAGGCAAAGCGATCGCTGTTAGAGGCGCATGGGTTTAACCCGACTAGGATTTTAGTGGAGCGGAATTAATGATGAGCGTAACTTTACAATTACCCCCGGTTCTCAAACTGACTGATGAGCAGTTTGAACAACTTGCTGCTGCTAACCAAGACTTGCAGCTAGAACTCACGGCTAAGGGAGAATTAATTATTATGCCCCCCACGGGGGGAGACACGGGAAATCGGAATTTTGAGGTTTACATTGACTTGGGAATTTGGAACCGTCAAACTCGTTTGGGAAAAGCCTTTGATTCTTCTACAGGGTTTCGATTGCCTAAAGGTGGTACTCGTTCGCCCGATGCGTCTTGGGTGAGGATAGAACGATGGAATGCTCTTAGTGAGGAGCAACGCAAGAAATTTTTGCCTTTATGTCCTGATTTTGCCGTAGAAGTGGTTTCGGAAACGGACGATGTGGAAGAAACGCGCTCAAAAATGCAGGAGTACATTAATAATGGGCTGCGATTGGGGTGGTTGATTAATCCTAGAACTCGGCAAGTGGAAATTTATCGACCGAATCAAGTGGTTGAAGTTTTACAGTCTCCTGCGACGTTATCGGGTGAGGATGTTTTACCTGGATTTGTATTAGATTTGCAACCTATTTTTGCATAGATGGATTATTTGGATTTTGTCCCTGCAATTACCCAGAGAGGGCAAATCAAAGCCTTTATCGAATCTGACGCCGGAGTTCAAGCGACTGAAGCGAAGCTTTACGGCGTCTTTTCGGCTTGGTGGCAGTTGCACGCCCCAGGTTTGGGGGAGTTGCCGAAGACGAAGAAGGTGATGGAACTGAGGGCGGAGTTTTTGAGTTCGTTTGTCGATAGCCTCCAATCTGTGGGTTTACTCGATCGCTTCAAGGTGGCGGGTGTGGTGGCGAGTTGGTGGGATGAGGTGAAGTATGAACTCAGAACGCTCTCGGAATCAGATTTTGGCGGGTTGGTGGATAGTTGGGTGGATACGATTCGGGATGCTCTAGAGCAAGATGAGGAGACGCAGAACAATCAGACGAAATTCGACCCGCTCAATCATAAGCTGGTGGTGCGGTTGATGCCGGACTATCTGGAGGAAATTGCTGAGGCTGAGGCGAGAATTGCTGAGTTAGAGCAGCAAAAGGAAGCGTTTGAACGGGGGGAAGAGGCGGAGGCTGAGGAGGGAGAAGCTACTGAGGAGGAGTCGGAGGCGGTTAATTTTGCGAAGGAGTTGGAGACAAGGCTCAAGACTCTGAAGGGTTCGATTAAGGAGCCGAAGAAGGATATTAAGGATTTAAGGAAGAATTCGCCGTTGTTGAATGCGGCTAAAATCGCAGAACTTGAGGCGATGGTTGAGCCGATGGAAGCGGAAATTGCCGAGATTGAGAAACAACTGGAACCCTATAAGGAAATTAAAAAGCAACTGGCTCAAGCGAAGGGGATTCTGAGGACGCTCAAGAATGAGTTGGTGAAGCGTTTGGAGGCTAAACGTGCGGCGTTGACGGATGAGGAGTGTCAGGGGTTGGTGTTGGCGATTTTCCAGGATGGCTTGACGGCCCAACTGGAGCGATATGTCACGGCTCACCGTCAGCAGGTAATTGTGGCGGTTGAGAATTGGTGGGATAAGTATCGGGTGACGTTGCAGGATATTGAAGGGGAACGGGATGCGGCAGCGAAGCAGTTGAGTGAGTTTTTGAGTGGGTTGGGGTATGCAAATTGAGCAGTTATCCCGCCCGGAACTTAAGTTCCGGGCTAATAGCAAAAGTCCATTAAAATGGACTGAAAGCCTTACTTAATAATTAATCCTCTTCAGAGGACTTGAGCTACTCGCTGTGGGAATTAATTCACTAGCTGGCGTGGTTGGTAATCGAGAGATTTATCAGTCAATTACAAGCAAGGATAGGCAAATGGCTTATAGTGACTTTTCTACATTAAGTAAATTCAAGAAGGCGTTTAACTTACGGATTGATGAAGAATCTGATTTATTTGCAACTGTAGAAGCTGTACAGCCGAGTGAATCTTTAGCCAATACTTTAGAGGAAACGGTTGAGCTTGCTCTGGCGATTAATACAGAAAAAGCTCGGTCGGAAATGATGATTACGCCGATGTTATTGGAGGTGAGAAGACGGGCAAACTATCAGATTAGTTTATTTTCTGGTTCAGATTTTAATGTTGATTTTGAAAAGGGGTTAAATGGGTATTGTGATTTTATAATTAGTCGTTCTAAGGAGCAATTAACAATTAATGCTCCGGTGGCGATTGTTGTAGAAGCTAAAAATGAGGATATTAAAGGCGGATTGGGGCAGTGTGCGGCGGCGATGTTAGCGGCACAGTTGTTTAACCAGCAGGAAGGAAATGATATTAAGACGATTTACGGAGCGGTGACGACGGGAGATATTTGGAGGTTTCTGAAACTAGAGGATTCTGATGTGTTTATTGATTTGAGCAATTATTATATTAAAGATGTGGATAAGATTCTAGGAATTTTATTTAAAAGTATTCAGGTTTGAATATAGGTTTTAGTTGAAATGGCAATGATGAGGAGGTTGTTATGGTTGCAGTTTCAGATCGGCAATACTTTACTCCCCAAGAGTATTTAGATTGGGAAGAACAACAATCGATTAAATATGAATATATCGATGGTGAAGTTTTTGCGATGACCGGGGGAACAATTCCCCATAACGATCTTGCAGTTAACCTAACAACGGCGTTAAAAAATCACCTGCGAGGGAAAGGGTGTAAAGTTTCAATGGCAGATGCCAAGGTTGGGGTATCGGAACGCGGACCCTTTCACTATCCCGATGTGATGGTAACGTGTGACGAACGGGATAGACGGGCGATTCGAGTTATCTATTACCCGTGTTTGATTGTTGAGGTTCTTTCTCCTAGTACTGAAGCTAAAGATAGAGGGAAGAAGTTTCAAAATTATCGCCGTATTTCTACGTTGAAGGAATACGTGCTAATAAGTGCTGAGCAGAAGGTTATTGAGTGTTTTCGATTGAATGAGAAGGGGGTTTGGGAACTTTATACCTATTCAGAAGGGGATGAAGTTGAATTAAAGAGCATTGATTTTCGCTGTCCGATTGAGTTGGTTTATGAGGATGTGATGTTAGAAGTCGTTGAGGAAGATGAAGAATAAGAGCGCAGCAATAGGATAAAAGGTTTGGGTATGCGTGAAATTTTAATTAAATCTGAGAACTTTGAGAATTCATCTCTGGATAGAAAGCCAGAAGATTGGGAAGTCAGCAAAATTGAGGAGTTGGCATTTATCAGTTCAGGCTCAACACCAAATAGAAGTATTGCTGCGTATTGGCAGGATGGGACAATACCTTGGGTTAAAACGGGTGAAATAAATTATACGGTTATTAAAAGTGCTGAAGAAAAAATAACTCAAAAAGCACTTAATGAAACATCTGTCACAGTTTACCCAGTTGGTACGGTTCTTGTAGCTATGTATGGGCAAGGACTCACAAGGGGTAAAGTTGGAATATTGGGAATTGAAGCGACCACGAACCAAGCCTGTGCTGCAATTATTCCCAAAAATGAAAATCTAATACCAAGTTATTTATGGTTCTTCAGGATGTAGTATGCTAAACTAACAAATGAAATGCCAGTTAAGCAAACATCTAATTCGATAATTGTCAAAGTTCCGAAACCCATAAGCCGAGCGCTTAATCAACTTAAGTTTGTTGTTAATCCCCTCCACAACACCGCTAGTCGTTCTGTTATCAAAGTAAGCAATGATCTCATCCAACCAACGGATGATAGTCTTCTGGCTATCAGGAAAATAGCTTTTCGCTTGCTTCAGCCATCCTCCCAAGTGAAATAATCCGGCTAACCAATGCTGGGTCTGAGTGAAAATTTGGCGAATTTGCTCTTTTAATTCATGCATTCTCTTGAGAGTAAGAGATACATTCTTGACTTGAATCAGTTTAACTTTTTGCTGTTCACTTAGGTCGGATTCGTTCTTGAGCAAGACATATTTACTTTTCTTTAATCCCTCTAATACTGGCGAATGTTCTGCTTTTTCTTCCCGGCATTTTGCGGTTTTTATTAAATCTACTAATACTGCACAATAATTCCCCTTCCCTTTAATCAGTGCTATTTCATCAATTCCTAATCTTTTTAAGTCTATAGGTTTGATTTTTAACAGGTCTTTTGATGCGTCTTTTAACATCCTTTCTATTTCCGCCGTTGTTACCACTCCTTTTTTCGCTACGCTGTGGATATCGTTTTCTAAAACGTCTTGAATTATTTGATTAGCCAACCGTTTTGTGTACGTTCTTCTTGAACTGACAAATTCTAACTGTTCACTAAACGGTTTCTCACACTTTTCACACTTAAATTGTCGTCTGTTTATTTCTAAAAACACTGGCATTTCTCCCCAAGGTAAATCTTTTACTATGTGTCGATGATTTTGGTGTAATCTACGACTTTTTGCTCCACAACGAGGGCAATTACTTTCTTTGCCAATTAATTCCACCTGTACAATTATTCCAATCCCTTCATGTTGACGATGTGAAATTACTTTTATTCCTTTTATATTCAAGAGTTCTGTCAGCAGCTTTATTCTCTTTTTTGTGGCCATCTCACTATCTATGCGTTCAATCCCTGTTTTGACGGTTTATAGTTAATAGGATATGACCTTCTTTGTCAATACCGACAACTACTTGGTTGACTTTCTTTCCGCATTTATTCATCTTTATTGACTTATTTAGCTATTGATTTAGCATACTGACTCATGAAGAACCCTAATTTCCAGTTTGAGGTAGTAGACTCTTCAACTACTTTAGAAGGAATTAGGATTGAAGAAATCATTCCTTCATTACTGTTAGGTTCACGAGAAAATCCTTGTGAAGCATTATGTTATGCAATTTGCGCTCTCAACAGCAACCCAAATTGCGTGAAAGATTGGAAAAAGAAACTCTGTAATTAAAGGTTTCTCATAAGTTCAAAAATGAGAGATCCTTCAAATATATTTAATTTTATAAAAAGTATTGAAAATAAAGGGTTTACTGAGATTACTTATAGTTGCTTAGGAGGAGAAATTTATACTAACTCTGATCTTGAAAGATTCAGTTTTAAAGATCAAGTTTTTCACATTCAGTTGTACTGGAAATTTTTCTTACTCTTGGCTGTACTACTGTTAGCAATATTTTCAGGAGCGCTCTTGGGAGCAGGCAGCATATTTTCAATTACTTTACTAATAAAATACTCTCAATCCATACATGGATCTTCAGTTTTACTGTCTCTATTAGTTTCAGTATTTATTATTTACCGAAGAGGATTTCCGCTAGGAGTTATTGTAGGCATAGCATCGTTAACACCATTTTTGCTTCTATCAACAATTCTCCCTACAAATGAGACTGGTATTGACATTGGTACTTCTTTTTTCACTGGTGCTGGCTCCATAGTTCTGGTTGCTTCTGGTATTGCAATGACAGGGCTATCAATGACTCTAGCAGCAGTTGTAATTGAATCTATTCCTGTTGCTGCCGTCAGTGTGTTTATCCCCACGATCCTTATGGCTGCTGCAACCATGCGAACATTCAAGGTAATGCCTATAGTCCTTGCAATGCCCATAGTCCTTGTTGCTGTTATGCTGGCAGGGCATCTCAGTTGGAAGACAGTTAAGGGTAATCAGGCATTTCGATGGATGCTTCAGATTGCCATAGCAATAGCAGCAAAAGGAGGTCATACTTTTAGAGGTGCAAATCTAACTGATGCAGACTTTACTGGTGCAACGCTTAAACTTTGTGATTTAAGAGGAGCTAATCTTAAGCGTACTCGTCTTTTTGAAGCTAAAGGACTTGAATTTTCTCGCTTAGGAAACACCTACCTTGCCAATCCTAAAATC of the Allocoleopsis franciscana PCC 7113 genome contains:
- a CDS encoding restriction endonuclease subunit S: MREILIKSENFENSSLDRKPEDWEVSKIEELAFISSGSTPNRSIAAYWQDGTIPWVKTGEINYTVIKSAEEKITQKALNETSVTVYPVGTVLVAMYGQGLTRGKVGILGIEATTNQACAAIIPKNENLIPSYLWFFRM
- a CDS encoding SDR family oxidoreductase translates to MTKLIVITGVSRGLGQAMTEQFIQLGHTVVGCARSQAAVEQLNEKFGSPHKFTALDVADEAQVMNWAKQMLSDYEPPDLLINNAAMINHLAPLWEIPSEDFSRLIDVNIKGVAHVIRHWVPAMIEKGTGIIVNFSSGWGRSTSPQVASYCASKWAIEGLTRSLAQELPNGMAAIPLNPGIIHTKMLEVCYGEDAANYTSIQNWVDHAVPFLLQLSPSDNGKPLTVPD
- a CDS encoding PHP domain-containing protein, which gives rise to MIELHCHTTCSDGTLTPTQLVQAAVQAGVFALAITDHDTLSGWNEALAAAKPYNLEIVPGVELSTVHRDRSLHILGFYPNADQLKAPLAERIEGRKRRAHEMVAKLAELGYPISLPQLGEGVAPSRPHLAKALVEAGYFPSMEKAFDRLLGDNQPAYVQYEKFSISEGIALLRDCGAVPVWAHPYLFRGGAVEDVLKELVEVGLMGIEVYHPSHTSKQTKNLEALCVEYGLLMTGGSDYHGPSPDGKAQSISLNMMQLPLGLLDPIKHAAHRLK
- a CDS encoding MerR family transcriptional regulator, with the protein product MREPFFTSKQAAEMTGCTLRQLQYWREKGVVVPTVSATGTGRSIYYSRSDLVELAVVEYWLSVGLSFEVARETLKALKEKEPEFFNPERPRRLMLWWNGKTRSLELVEFDWEEAIASFKSRSACNSGMVGCNSSTVVKQVGGVSIALQKNILRKSKHYLWAN
- a CDS encoding Uma2 family endonuclease; amino-acid sequence: MMSVTLQLPPVLKLTDEQFEQLAAANQDLQLELTAKGELIIMPPTGGDTGNRNFEVYIDLGIWNRQTRLGKAFDSSTGFRLPKGGTRSPDASWVRIERWNALSEEQRKKFLPLCPDFAVEVVSETDDVEETRSKMQEYINNGLRLGWLINPRTRQVEIYRPNQVVEVLQSPATLSGEDVLPGFVLDLQPIFA
- a CDS encoding GerMN domain-containing protein, with the translated sequence MLHNRQSILLGSSLLSALMFLGTFGDGRVESAQFSKLSKFATISTTQSIQSQSITPSSAELTISQSPIGQLYSQANTATLNKVKVFFPRNPKSNNNLNYVEPVIRTTRNQNLARFAVEQLIAGPTRAERQKGWVPAIQLQGSSNCGSDFKLSMSKGVAKLQFCRIMPSAGIGDDARATSSLTATLKQFTNVKSVIILDKNGNCLGDMSGDNRCLSNQR
- a CDS encoding ISL3 family transposase, with translation MATKKRIKLLTELLNIKGIKVISHRQHEGIGIIVQVELIGKESNCPRCGAKSRRLHQNHRHIVKDLPWGEMPVFLEINRRQFKCEKCEKPFSEQLEFVSSRRTYTKRLANQIIQDVLENDIHSVAKKGVVTTAEIERMLKDASKDLLKIKPIDLKRLGIDEIALIKGKGNYCAVLVDLIKTAKCREEKAEHSPVLEGLKKSKYVLLKNESDLSEQQKVKLIQVKNVSLTLKRMHELKEQIRQIFTQTQHWLAGLFHLGGWLKQAKSYFPDSQKTIIRWLDEIIAYFDNRTTSGVVEGINNKLKLIKRSAYGFRNFDNYRIRCLLNWHFIC
- a CDS encoding cysteine desulfurase-like protein; its protein translation is MNPTINYQPSFPIEFVRQQFPSLAGDWTFFDNAGGSQTLKQVVDRISEYLLTSDVQLGASYGISQLAGDRVAKSAQAMATLINAKSPSEVVMGSSTTLMLRILSLCISKTWNAGDEVIVTNCDHEANIGPWVDLERQGIKIKIWRINPESLQLELEDLESLLSDKTRLVAFTHASNILGTINPIKEITQLVHSYGAKVCIDGVAYAPHRLIDVQDWDVDFYVFSFYKVYGSHYALLYGKQEHLLAIPGINHYFIGQTTIPYKFQPGNVNFELSYGMLGLCDYLSELAQHAYGEQAAPSLRSQIEQAFEAISLHEEEIGDRFLKYLTSKPNIRIIGQPQANRASRVPTISFVVKETHSETIPLHVDNYNIGIRFGDFYAKRLIESLGLDKQGGVVRVSMVHYNTTEEVDRLIQALDPVL
- a CDS encoding Uma2 family endonuclease gives rise to the protein MVAVSDRQYFTPQEYLDWEEQQSIKYEYIDGEVFAMTGGTIPHNDLAVNLTTALKNHLRGKGCKVSMADAKVGVSERGPFHYPDVMVTCDERDRRAIRVIYYPCLIVEVLSPSTEAKDRGKKFQNYRRISTLKEYVLISAEQKVIECFRLNEKGVWELYTYSEGDEVELKSIDFRCPIELVYEDVMLEVVEEDEE